The following proteins are co-located in the Desulfoscipio sp. XC116 genome:
- the rpoB gene encoding DNA-directed RNA polymerase subunit beta has translation MYPEQLGTRTRWNFGKFQEVLELPNLIEVQRNSYVWFLSAGLREVFHDISPIQDFTGNLVLEFLDYNLGKPKYGVEQCKERDVTYAAPLRVKVRLINKETGEVKEQEVFMGDFPLMTDKGTFIINGAERVIVSQLVRSPGVYFAETHDPSGKKLYGATIIPNRGAWLEFETDVNDQLHVRIDRTRKITATVLIRALGYGSNIMITDLFNENIHIQETLARDNTDSTEDALVEIYKRLRPGEPPTVDSARSLLETLFFDPKRYDLAVVGRYKIQKKLKHGVLYRYPESDSQETEFDPYLKADVPKEREFIRELTAQDIIETVNYLLRLMEGEGQVDDIDHLGNRRLRSVGELLQNQFRIGLSRMERVVRERMTIQDVDVITPQVLINIRPVVAAIKEFFGSSQLSQFMDQTNPLAELTHKRRLSALGPGGLSRERAGFEVRDVHHSHYGRMCPIETPEGPNIGLIGSLSCYARINKFGFIETPYRKVDRENKRVTGEIIYLTADEEEDQVIAQANAPLNDDDYFVDARVNARHGSEILVAPVEQVDYMDVSPKQVVSVATALIPFLEHDDANRALMGANMQRQAVPLLRTDAPLVGTGIEYKAARDSGVVKLAGNSGVVERVTAAEIVIRTDDNRSEKYKLLKFDRSNQGTCINMRPIVSKGERIAAGQVIADGPSTDNGELALGRNILVAFMPWEGYNYEDAILISEKTVKQDYFTSIHIEEYECDARDTKLGPEEITRDIPNVGEEILKDLDDRGIIRVGAEVRPGDILVGKVTPKGETELTAEERLLRAIFGEKAREVRDTSLRVPHGEAGKVVDVKVFARDNGDELPPGVNQLVRVYIAQKRKISEGDKMAGRHGNKGVVARILPEEDMPFLPDGTPIEIVLNPLGVPSRMNIGQVLETHLGWAARALGIHVATPVFNGALEEDIVAQLERAGLPANGKMTLYDGRTGEPFDSSITVGYVYMLKLAHLVDDKIHARSTGPYSLVTQQPLGGKAQFGGQRFGEMEVWALEAYGAAYTLQEILTVKSDDVVGRVKTYEAIVKGENVPEPGVPESFKVLIKELQSLGLDVKVLSEDDQEIEIKEAEDDIAETAKDLGIELHEDRVRRRDDSYDGPEDEEDEESGGDVDELDEDALVDKDGKLDDLDETDDLDEELTVYDPDEENY, from the coding sequence ATGTATCCTGAACAACTGGGTACTAGAACCAGGTGGAATTTCGGGAAGTTCCAGGAAGTCCTGGAGCTGCCAAATCTTATTGAAGTGCAGCGCAATTCGTACGTATGGTTTCTTAGTGCAGGACTGAGGGAGGTGTTCCATGATATTTCTCCCATTCAGGATTTTACCGGCAATTTAGTGCTGGAGTTTCTTGATTATAACCTGGGCAAACCAAAGTATGGCGTTGAGCAATGTAAAGAACGCGATGTTACTTATGCGGCTCCACTTAGGGTAAAGGTACGTCTGATCAACAAGGAAACCGGTGAGGTTAAAGAACAGGAAGTTTTTATGGGTGATTTCCCGTTGATGACCGATAAGGGTACCTTTATTATCAACGGGGCTGAGCGGGTTATTGTCAGCCAGTTGGTGCGTTCACCCGGTGTTTATTTTGCGGAGACACACGACCCCAGCGGCAAAAAGCTTTATGGCGCGACTATTATACCTAATCGTGGCGCTTGGCTGGAATTTGAAACCGATGTTAACGACCAGCTTCACGTGCGTATTGATCGTACCAGAAAGATCACTGCAACAGTATTGATAAGGGCTTTGGGTTATGGATCCAATATTATGATAACAGATTTGTTCAATGAAAATATACATATTCAGGAAACCCTGGCCCGGGATAATACTGATTCCACAGAAGACGCGCTGGTGGAGATCTATAAACGCTTGCGTCCAGGCGAACCGCCTACGGTAGATAGCGCCCGGTCGCTGCTGGAAACACTCTTTTTTGATCCCAAGCGTTACGATTTGGCGGTTGTAGGTCGTTACAAAATTCAGAAAAAGCTTAAACACGGGGTGTTATACCGTTATCCCGAAAGTGATAGCCAGGAAACGGAATTTGATCCTTATTTGAAAGCTGACGTGCCCAAGGAACGGGAATTTATCCGGGAGCTCACTGCACAAGATATTATTGAAACGGTGAACTATTTACTGCGTCTTATGGAAGGTGAGGGGCAGGTAGATGATATCGACCACCTGGGCAACCGGCGTTTGCGCTCGGTGGGCGAGCTGCTGCAAAATCAGTTTCGCATTGGTTTATCCCGGATGGAGCGTGTAGTGCGGGAGCGTATGACCATTCAGGATGTGGATGTCATAACTCCACAGGTGTTGATTAACATTCGCCCCGTGGTAGCGGCCATTAAAGAATTCTTTGGCTCAAGTCAGCTCAGCCAATTTATGGACCAGACCAATCCTCTGGCGGAATTGACACACAAACGTCGTCTATCCGCTTTGGGACCCGGCGGTCTCAGCCGTGAGAGAGCCGGTTTTGAAGTCCGGGACGTACACCACTCTCACTATGGGCGGATGTGTCCCATTGAGACGCCGGAGGGTCCCAACATTGGTTTAATTGGGTCGCTCTCGTGCTATGCGCGCATTAATAAATTTGGCTTTATTGAAACACCTTACCGTAAGGTGGATAGGGAGAACAAACGGGTTACAGGGGAGATAATATATCTTACTGCGGACGAGGAAGAGGATCAGGTTATTGCCCAGGCCAACGCTCCGCTAAACGACGACGACTATTTTGTCGATGCGCGTGTCAATGCCCGTCATGGCAGTGAGATATTGGTGGCTCCCGTGGAACAAGTTGATTACATGGATGTTTCGCCCAAGCAGGTGGTTAGTGTAGCCACTGCGTTGATACCGTTTCTGGAACATGATGATGCCAACCGGGCATTAATGGGCGCCAACATGCAGCGGCAAGCCGTTCCCTTACTTAGAACCGATGCTCCGCTGGTGGGTACCGGTATTGAATATAAGGCGGCCAGGGATTCCGGCGTGGTTAAACTTGCCGGTAACAGTGGAGTGGTGGAAAGGGTTACGGCTGCTGAAATTGTTATTCGCACTGATGATAATAGATCGGAAAAATATAAATTGCTGAAGTTCGACAGGTCCAATCAGGGTACCTGTATAAACATGCGTCCCATAGTTAGTAAGGGGGAAAGAATTGCAGCCGGTCAGGTTATTGCCGACGGGCCGTCCACCGATAATGGTGAGCTGGCTTTGGGGCGTAACATACTGGTGGCCTTCATGCCATGGGAGGGCTACAATTACGAAGATGCTATACTGATTAGTGAAAAGACAGTTAAACAGGACTATTTTACTTCCATACACATTGAGGAGTACGAATGCGATGCCCGTGATACTAAGTTGGGCCCTGAAGAGATCACCCGGGATATCCCCAATGTCGGCGAGGAAATATTAAAGGACCTGGATGATCGCGGTATTATTCGTGTGGGGGCCGAGGTGCGTCCGGGGGACATCCTGGTGGGTAAGGTAACACCCAAGGGGGAAACCGAGCTCACAGCCGAGGAACGCTTACTTAGAGCTATTTTTGGCGAAAAGGCTCGCGAAGTGCGAGATACGTCTCTGCGGGTACCCCATGGTGAAGCCGGTAAAGTGGTGGATGTAAAGGTATTCGCCCGGGATAACGGTGATGAGCTGCCGCCTGGAGTAAATCAATTGGTGCGGGTCTATATTGCTCAAAAACGCAAGATATCCGAGGGTGATAAAATGGCCGGGCGGCATGGCAACAAGGGCGTTGTGGCACGTATATTACCCGAGGAAGATATGCCGTTTTTGCCTGACGGCACGCCTATAGAAATTGTGCTTAATCCTCTGGGGGTGCCTTCCCGGATGAATATCGGACAGGTGTTGGAAACGCATCTGGGCTGGGCGGCCCGCGCGCTTGGGATACATGTGGCTACTCCGGTATTTAACGGCGCACTGGAAGAGGATATTGTCGCTCAGCTGGAAAGGGCCGGATTGCCCGCGAACGGTAAAATGACATTGTATGACGGGCGTACCGGCGAGCCATTCGATAGCTCTATCACAGTTGGGTACGTATATATGCTTAAACTGGCCCACCTGGTGGATGATAAAATTCATGCCCGTTCTACAGGACCATATTCATTGGTGACTCAGCAGCCTTTGGGCGGGAAGGCCCAATTCGGCGGCCAGCGTTTTGGTGAAATGGAGGTTTGGGCGCTGGAGGCTTATGGTGCGGCGTACACGCTTCAGGAGATACTTACTGTTAAATCGGACGACGTTGTTGGACGCGTAAAAACCTATGAAGCCATTGTTAAAGGCGAGAATGTGCCCGAACCCGGTGTGCCTGAATCTTTTAAGGTACTTATCAAGGAGCTGCAGAGCCTTGGGCTTGACGTTAAAGTACTTTCAGAGGATGACCAGGAAATTGAAATTAAAGAAGCGGAAGATGATATTGCCGAGACCGCCAAAGACTTGGGTATAGAATTGCACGAGGATCGGGTGCGGCGGCGGGACGACAGTTATGATGGACCCGAAGACGAGGAAGATGAGGAATCGGGTGGGGATGTTGATGAGCTGGATGAGGATGCTCTTGTTGATAAAGACGGTAAATTGGATGACCTGGATGAGACAGATGATCTGGACGAGGAATTGACCGTTTATGACCCTGATGAGGAGAATTACTAA
- the rpoC gene encoding DNA-directed RNA polymerase subunit beta' yields MLDLNNFDRIRIGLASPEQIRAWSSGEVKKPETINYRTLKPERDGLFCERIFGPTRDWECHCGKYKRVRYKGVICDRCGVEVTRSKVRRERLGHIELAAPVSHIWYFKGIPSRMGLLLDMSPRALEKVLYFVSYIVIDPMETPLLKKQLLTETEYREHREKYGSNFKAFMGAEAIKQLLQEIDLEEMNRELRLELRDVSGQRKIRAVRRLEVVEAFRKSGNRPEWMIMDVVPVIPPELRPMVQLDGGRFATSDLNDLYRRVINRNNRLKRLLDLGAPDIIVRNEKRMLQEAVDALIDNGRRGRPVTGPGNRPLKSLSDMLKGKQGRFRQNLLGKRVDYSGRSVIVVGPNLQLHQCGLPKEMALELFKPFVMKKLVNDGHAHNIKSAKRMVERVRPEVWDVLEEVIKDHPVMLNRAPTLHRLGIQAFEPKLVEGKAIQIHPMVCTAYNADFDGDQMAVHLPLSAESQAEARLLMLSAYNILNPKDGHPVAIPTQDMVLGSYYLTIEKPGDLGEGKILNGAEEATIAYENGAVSLHAKVKVRLDGEIIETTVGRVIFNSAVPKELGYFNRVADKKALSRIVDESYRKLGFSATGRLLDGIKGLGFKFATKAGVTIGNADIIIPEKKKEILADAEKQVGKVEVQYRRGLITEEERYRKVIGIWNDATRKVTDALIDSLDKFNPVYMMANSGARGNIQQIRQLAGMRGLMADPSGRIIDLPIKANFREGLTVLEYFISTHGARKGLADTALRTADSGYLTRRLVDVAQDVIVREVDCGTHEGIYVSEIKDGTEVIERLEDRIAGRITLEDIVHPETGEVIVRVGRVIEHEDADNIVAAGIKKVKIRSVLTCKSRYGVCINCYGRNLATGRMVDIGEAVGIIAAQSIGEPGTQLTMRTFHTGGVAGDDITQGLPRVEELFEARKPKGQAIVTEEGGVVELREVKGRREIDITSDDGSKNNYVIPYGARLKVQNGDRVDAGDELTEGSVNPHDLLKIKGANGVQIYLLQEVQRVYRLQGVDINDKHIEVMIRQMLRKVRIEDQGDTSLLPGGLIDMFDFEEENRLVELEGGEPAQGKPVLLGITKASLATDSFLSAASFQETTRVLTEAAIKGKMDPLLGLKENVIIGKLVPAGTGMSRYRNVEIKPSEEMDNPDGPAVEQND; encoded by the coding sequence TTGTTGGACTTGAACAACTTCGACCGAATTCGCATAGGCCTGGCTTCTCCGGAACAAATCCGAGCATGGTCAAGCGGTGAGGTTAAGAAGCCCGAGACCATCAACTACCGCACTTTGAAACCTGAGCGGGACGGATTATTCTGTGAACGTATTTTTGGTCCCACCCGCGATTGGGAATGTCATTGCGGTAAATATAAACGTGTTCGCTATAAGGGCGTAATTTGCGATCGATGTGGTGTTGAAGTAACGCGTTCCAAGGTGCGCAGGGAAAGGCTGGGGCATATTGAGCTGGCCGCTCCGGTCTCTCATATCTGGTATTTTAAGGGGATACCAAGCCGGATGGGGCTTTTGCTGGATATGTCGCCTCGGGCGTTGGAAAAGGTGCTGTATTTTGTTTCCTATATAGTAATCGATCCCATGGAAACACCGCTGCTTAAAAAGCAGCTGCTTACCGAAACCGAATACCGTGAGCACAGGGAAAAATACGGCAGCAATTTTAAGGCGTTTATGGGAGCCGAGGCAATCAAGCAGCTGCTGCAAGAAATTGATTTGGAAGAAATGAATCGGGAGCTGCGTTTGGAACTGCGTGATGTTTCCGGGCAGCGTAAAATTCGCGCTGTTCGCCGACTGGAAGTGGTAGAGGCTTTTCGTAAAAGCGGCAACCGCCCGGAGTGGATGATTATGGATGTGGTGCCTGTAATCCCGCCCGAGCTGCGTCCCATGGTACAGTTGGACGGCGGCCGGTTTGCCACTTCGGATTTAAACGACCTTTATCGTCGGGTGATCAACCGTAATAACCGTTTGAAAAGACTGCTGGATTTGGGTGCTCCGGATATTATAGTGCGTAATGAGAAGCGCATGCTGCAGGAAGCCGTGGATGCTCTTATTGATAACGGTAGACGGGGCCGTCCGGTGACCGGTCCGGGAAATCGTCCGTTGAAATCACTGAGCGATATGCTAAAGGGCAAACAAGGCCGGTTTCGGCAAAACCTGTTGGGAAAAAGGGTGGATTATTCCGGGCGTTCCGTAATTGTAGTCGGTCCCAATTTGCAGTTGCACCAGTGCGGTTTACCTAAAGAAATGGCTTTAGAGCTGTTCAAACCCTTTGTGATGAAAAAATTAGTTAATGACGGCCATGCCCATAATATAAAAAGTGCCAAGCGTATGGTGGAACGTGTGCGCCCGGAAGTGTGGGACGTTCTGGAAGAAGTTATTAAGGATCACCCGGTGATGTTAAACCGCGCGCCTACACTGCACCGTCTGGGCATTCAGGCTTTTGAACCGAAGCTGGTGGAAGGGAAGGCCATTCAAATTCACCCCATGGTCTGTACCGCTTATAACGCCGACTTTGACGGGGACCAGATGGCGGTGCACCTGCCTTTATCGGCGGAGTCCCAGGCCGAGGCAAGATTGTTGATGCTTTCCGCATATAATATTTTAAACCCCAAGGATGGCCATCCTGTGGCTATTCCCACCCAGGATATGGTGCTGGGCAGCTATTACCTGACTATAGAGAAGCCCGGTGATCTTGGCGAGGGCAAGATATTAAACGGTGCGGAAGAGGCAACGATAGCCTATGAAAACGGCGCGGTAAGTCTCCATGCCAAGGTTAAGGTCAGGTTGGACGGAGAGATTATAGAAACAACTGTGGGAAGGGTTATTTTTAATTCGGCTGTTCCAAAAGAACTGGGCTATTTTAACAGGGTGGCCGACAAAAAGGCGCTCAGCCGGATTGTGGATGAATCTTACCGTAAGCTTGGTTTTTCCGCTACGGGCCGGCTATTGGATGGAATTAAGGGCTTGGGCTTTAAATTTGCCACCAAGGCAGGGGTAACTATCGGCAATGCGGATATAATTATTCCCGAAAAGAAGAAAGAAATACTGGCCGACGCAGAAAAACAAGTGGGAAAAGTAGAGGTCCAGTACCGCCGGGGCCTGATCACAGAGGAAGAGCGCTATCGTAAAGTAATCGGCATTTGGAATGATGCTACCAGAAAGGTTACCGATGCGCTGATCGATTCCCTGGATAAATTTAACCCGGTTTATATGATGGCCAACTCCGGTGCCCGCGGTAATATTCAGCAAATTCGCCAGCTGGCGGGTATGCGGGGCTTGATGGCCGACCCGTCGGGGCGGATTATTGATCTGCCTATTAAAGCTAACTTCCGTGAGGGCCTGACGGTTTTGGAATACTTTATTTCCACGCACGGCGCCCGTAAGGGATTGGCCGATACCGCTCTGCGTACGGCGGACTCGGGATATTTAACCCGCCGTCTTGTGGATGTGGCCCAGGATGTAATCGTACGGGAAGTTGACTGCGGCACTCACGAGGGTATCTATGTTTCCGAAATCAAAGACGGCACCGAGGTAATTGAAAGGCTGGAGGATCGCATTGCCGGGCGGATAACCCTGGAGGATATAGTACATCCCGAAACAGGCGAGGTCATAGTACGGGTTGGGCGGGTGATTGAGCACGAGGATGCTGACAACATTGTGGCCGCCGGCATTAAGAAGGTAAAAATCCGCTCGGTACTCACTTGCAAAAGCAGGTACGGGGTGTGCATCAATTGTTACGGTCGCAATTTGGCTACCGGGCGCATGGTGGATATCGGCGAGGCGGTGGGTATTATTGCTGCGCAATCCATCGGTGAACCCGGCACACAGTTGACTATGCGCACATTCCACACCGGTGGCGTGGCCGGAGATGATATAACTCAAGGTCTGCCCAGGGTAGAGGAGCTTTTTGAGGCCCGCAAACCAAAAGGCCAGGCTATCGTCACTGAAGAGGGCGGTGTGGTGGAATTAAGAGAAGTTAAGGGCCGCCGGGAAATAGATATTACCAGTGACGACGGAAGTAAAAACAACTATGTCATTCCTTATGGCGCTCGTTTGAAAGTGCAAAATGGAGATCGGGTGGATGCCGGTGACGAATTGACCGAGGGTTCGGTAAACCCGCATGACTTGCTGAAAATCAAGGGTGCCAATGGAGTGCAAATTTATCTGTTGCAGGAAGTGCAGCGGGTATACCGTTTGCAAGGCGTGGATATTAACGACAAGCACATTGAAGTCATGATCCGCCAGATGCTGCGCAAGGTGAGAATTGAGGACCAGGGAGATACGTCGCTGCTGCCCGGAGGATTAATAGATATGTTTGATTTTGAAGAGGAAAACAGATTGGTTGAGCTTGAAGGCGGTGAACCGGCTCAGGGTAAGCCTGTGCTTCTGGGTATTACCAAGGCATCCCTGGCAACGGATTCATTCCTTTCGGCGGCCTCTTTCCAGGAGACAACCAGGGTGCTTACCGAAGCGGCTATTAAAGGGAAAATGGACCCGCTGTTGGGCCTCAAGGAAAATGTCATTATTGGCAAGCTGGTGCCGGCCGGTACCGGGATGAGCCGCTACAGGAACGTTGAGATAAAGCCGTCCGAGGAGATGGACAATCCCGATGGACCGGCTGTGGAACAAAATGACTGA
- a CDS encoding ribosomal L7Ae/L30e/S12e/Gadd45 family protein codes for MPLKRLQAAKEKTVGSKQTVKALKKNLAKVVYVADNADKHVAGPILKVCDEKKVPVIQVDSMKNLGKACGIKVDCAAAAIIKD; via the coding sequence ATGCCTTTAAAGCGGCTGCAAGCGGCCAAGGAAAAAACAGTAGGTAGCAAGCAAACCGTTAAGGCATTAAAAAAAAATTTAGCCAAAGTGGTTTATGTAGCGGATAACGCTGATAAACATGTTGCCGGACCCATCCTTAAAGTTTGTGATGAAAAAAAAGTGCCCGTTATTCAAGTGGATTCTATGAAAAACTTGGGCAAAGCATGTGGAATTAAAGTTGATTGTGCTGCAGCGGCAATTATAAAGGATTAA
- the rpsL gene encoding 30S ribosomal protein S12 codes for MPTIHQLIRKGREDLIKKSTSPALKESPQKRGVCTRVYTTTPKKPNSALRKVARVRLTNGIEVTSYIPGIGHNLQEHSVVLVRGGRVKDLPGVRYHIVRGALDCAGVQNRNRGRSKYGAKRPKK; via the coding sequence ATGCCGACAATCCACCAGCTAATCAGAAAAGGCAGAGAGGATTTGATTAAAAAATCCACTTCCCCTGCTTTAAAGGAAAGCCCGCAAAAAAGGGGAGTATGCACCAGGGTATATACCACAACCCCTAAAAAACCCAACTCGGCACTGCGTAAGGTGGCCAGGGTAAGGCTTACCAATGGTATTGAAGTAACCTCCTATATTCCCGGTATTGGCCATAACCTGCAGGAGCACTCGGTGGTGCTGGTACGCGGCGGCAGGGTCAAGGACCTGCCTGGCGTAAGGTATCACATTGTAAGGGGTGCGCTTGACTGTGCCGGTGTGCAGAACCGGAATCGCGGCCGTTCCAAGTATGGTGCTAAACGGCCTAAAAAATAA
- the rpsG gene encoding 30S ribosomal protein S7: MPRRGAAPKRDIMSDPVYNNKVLTKLINQVMLDGKKGVAESICYGAFDIIQEKTGKDPMEVFEQAMKNVMPVLEVKARRVGGANYQVPVEVRPERRQTLAIRWITRYSRERSGRTMRERLADELIDASNSTGASVKRKEDTHKMAEANKAFAHYRW, from the coding sequence ATGCCGAGAAGAGGTGCCGCACCAAAACGGGATATTATGTCCGATCCGGTGTACAACAACAAAGTGCTTACTAAATTAATAAACCAGGTCATGCTGGATGGCAAAAAAGGCGTGGCTGAAAGTATTTGCTACGGTGCTTTTGATATCATTCAGGAGAAAACCGGCAAGGATCCCATGGAAGTTTTTGAGCAGGCTATGAAAAATGTAATGCCTGTGCTGGAAGTAAAAGCAAGGCGGGTAGGTGGCGCCAATTATCAGGTGCCCGTGGAAGTGAGGCCGGAGCGCAGGCAGACACTGGCAATTCGCTGGATAACCCGATATTCCAGGGAACGTTCCGGCAGGACTATGCGGGAGCGTCTGGCAGATGAGCTAATTGATGCATCCAACAGTACCGGAGCTTCCGTGAAGCGGAAAGAAGATACCCATAAAATGGCGGAAGCCAACAAGGCTTTTGCTCATTACAGGTGGTAG
- the fusA gene encoding elongation factor G, producing the protein MARQFPLERTRNIGIMAHIDAGKTTTTERILFYTGKVHKLGEVHDGAATMDWMVQEQERGITITSAATSCQWRDHCVNIIDTPGHVDFTVEVERSLRVLDGAVAVFCSVGGVEPQSETVWRQADKYRVPRIAYINKMDRVGADFFNGMAMMRKRLGANPVALQLPIGVEENFSGIVDLVRYKAFRYIDDLGTTSEETDIPEDMRELVDEYREKLLEAVAEFDEELMLKYLEGEQLTSEEIKSALRKAALAVKIIPVLCGSSFKNKGVQPLLDAIVDYLPSPRDVPAIRGTRPDTDDEDTRAADDGEPFSALAFKIMTDPYVGKLTYFRVYSGQMASGSYIYNSSKDKRERIGRILRMHANHREEVKEIYSGDIVAAVGLKDTSTGDTLCDEKQAILLESMEFPEPVISVAIEPNTKADQDKMSIALQKLGEEDPTFKVNIDAETGQTIIRGMGELHLEIIVDRLLREFKVQATVGKPQVAYKETIRKKTKGEGKFIRQSGGRGQYGHVAIEIEPTDPGTGFEFVNKIVGGVIPKEYIPAVSNGISDAMSNGVVASYPLVDLRATLLDGSYHDVDSSEMAFKIAGSMALQNAAKKAGAVLLEPVMKVEIVVMDEYMGDVIGDINARRGRIEEMEPRGVNQVIHGIVPLSEMFGYATELRSRTQGRGTYTMQFSHYEEVPQNIAEGIVSKRF; encoded by the coding sequence ATGGCGAGGCAGTTTCCGCTTGAAAGAACTCGCAACATTGGCATCATGGCACATATCGACGCCGGAAAGACCACCACCACCGAGCGCATCCTGTTTTATACGGGTAAAGTGCACAAATTGGGTGAAGTTCATGACGGCGCGGCAACAATGGACTGGATGGTGCAGGAGCAGGAAAGGGGTATTACAATTACCTCGGCTGCAACGTCGTGCCAATGGCGAGATCATTGTGTAAATATTATAGATACACCCGGGCACGTGGACTTTACGGTGGAAGTGGAAAGATCGCTGCGGGTGTTGGATGGGGCGGTTGCCGTTTTTTGTTCGGTGGGCGGTGTGGAGCCTCAGTCTGAAACAGTATGGCGGCAGGCTGATAAGTATAGGGTGCCCCGTATCGCTTATATCAATAAAATGGATCGTGTCGGCGCAGACTTTTTTAACGGCATGGCTATGATGCGTAAGAGATTGGGCGCCAACCCGGTAGCGCTGCAGTTGCCCATTGGTGTGGAGGAAAACTTTAGCGGCATTGTTGACCTGGTTCGTTACAAGGCTTTCAGATATATTGACGATCTGGGTACCACTAGTGAAGAAACAGATATTCCTGAAGATATGCGGGAGTTGGTTGACGAATACCGGGAAAAACTGCTGGAAGCAGTGGCTGAATTTGACGAGGAATTGATGCTTAAGTATCTTGAAGGGGAACAGCTTACCTCTGAAGAGATTAAGAGCGCTTTGCGCAAAGCCGCACTGGCGGTTAAAATTATACCGGTACTTTGCGGGTCTTCTTTTAAAAACAAAGGTGTTCAGCCTTTATTGGATGCCATTGTGGATTACCTGCCATCTCCGCGGGACGTGCCCGCTATCCGCGGTACTCGTCCCGATACTGACGATGAAGACACGCGTGCAGCTGATGATGGGGAACCTTTCTCAGCATTGGCGTTTAAAATTATGACGGACCCGTATGTAGGCAAATTAACCTATTTCCGGGTTTACTCCGGGCAAATGGCCAGCGGGTCGTATATTTATAATTCTTCAAAAGATAAAAGAGAACGTATCGGTCGCATCTTACGGATGCACGCCAACCACCGGGAAGAAGTTAAGGAGATTTATTCCGGCGATATAGTGGCTGCGGTGGGACTCAAGGATACTTCCACAGGTGATACCCTGTGTGATGAGAAGCAGGCGATATTGCTGGAATCTATGGAGTTTCCCGAGCCGGTTATTTCAGTGGCCATTGAACCAAATACTAAAGCCGATCAGGACAAAATGTCTATAGCTTTACAAAAATTAGGCGAAGAAGATCCTACCTTTAAGGTTAATATTGATGCCGAAACAGGGCAGACCATCATTCGGGGTATGGGCGAACTGCACCTGGAAATTATCGTCGATCGCTTGCTGCGCGAGTTCAAAGTGCAGGCTACTGTCGGCAAGCCCCAGGTCGCATATAAGGAAACCATCCGCAAAAAAACCAAGGGCGAGGGTAAATTTATACGCCAGTCCGGCGGACGCGGTCAATATGGTCACGTGGCAATTGAGATTGAACCGACCGATCCTGGCACCGGTTTTGAATTTGTCAATAAAATTGTCGGTGGGGTTATACCCAAGGAATATATACCGGCGGTATCAAATGGCATCTCCGATGCCATGTCCAATGGTGTTGTAGCGTCTTATCCGCTGGTAGATCTGCGGGCCACATTGCTGGATGGATCTTATCATGATGTAGACTCTTCAGAAATGGCCTTTAAAATAGCAGGCAGTATGGCATTGCAAAATGCGGCCAAAAAGGCCGGAGCTGTGCTGCTTGAACCGGTCATGAAGGTTGAAATTGTGGTTATGGATGAGTACATGGGGGATGTGATCGGCGATATTAACGCACGCCGGGGGCGTATCGAGGAGATGGAACCGCGGGGAGTAAACCAGGTTATCCATGGCATAGTACCGTTATCGGAGATGTTTGGTTATGCCACGGAGCTGCGCTCCAGGACCCAGGGGCGGGGCACTTACACTATGCAGTTCAGTCATTACGAAGAAGTGCCGCAAAATATTGCGGAAGGCATTGTATCCAAAAGATTTTAA